In Malus sylvestris chromosome 15, drMalSylv7.2, whole genome shotgun sequence, a single genomic region encodes these proteins:
- the LOC126602920 gene encoding uncharacterized protein LOC126602920: MVSTRSTVQKLIPLDPEFEQHLRRKRREQNLQRVRPLQETFLKSVFDLHNKEKMAFVIPEAGLPLGDSLTAHSTNIPSCITYPAVEEGTAFEIKQHMLNILPTFHGLSSDDPNMHIAEFLMGCKNILVRRFSAESIKLRLFPYTLKDQARRWLLTLPSGSITTWAQLSKKILNKYYPASKTLDMRTQILSFAQKPNVEFHEAWERFKELLTKCPHSGINTTDQMHIFFRCLNMTTKTLVNASCGGSYKDKNAQEACLLFEKMAADTQQWAVEQPQSRSIFEMSNGSPYVSAQIEKMEKKLERFDAKFDMLLQRISGSQVAVQQPLQAACSICSLTNHDFLSCPHKDAYPEFTAEQVNSFNNFQRPRYDPYSNFYNPGWRDHPNLRWDKEQHTRPQFQQQVQQPAAPKAAWEVAIEKLVSERAPGTFPSQTVPNPKGREECNAIQTLRSGKSYNNKHENSVGNSQAAELPQTKSAIFADSEISADSGQSQDRSENTAEASTKTAERVYEPPMPYPERLRPKAKDQQLTDFMKTLAKVQINLPLIDAIKNIPSYAKCLKDVCTKKKKLVDFEKVILTEQCSEGELKPTSSIIQLADRSITYPRGVIEDVIVKVDNLYLPADFMVLDMDEDLTTPIILSRPFLATARTLIDVEAGTLTFRVEDQTVVFKLFEASIHSGDKQECMRVDALDGLPSAKFMNRSSLVLMVVEM; encoded by the exons ATGGTCAGCACCCGTTCAACAGTGCAGAAATTGATTCCACTTGATCCAGAATTTGAGCAGCATTTAAGGAGGAAACGCAGAGAGCAAAATTTGCAGCGGGTTCGTCCTCTGCAGGAGACGTTTCTGAAATCAGTCTTTGACCTgcacaacaaagaaaaaatggcGTTTGTAATTCCAGAGGCAGGTCTGCCCCTGGGTGATTCACTGACTGCCCATTCCACAAATATACCCAGTTGCATTACATATCCGGCAGTGGAGGAAGGGACTGCATTTGAAATAAAACAGCACATGTTGAATATTCTACCTACGTTTCATGGGTTATCATCTGATGATCCTAACATGCACATTGCAGAATTTTTAATGGGGTGCAAAAACATTTTGGTGAGGAGATTTTCAGCCGAATCTATTAAGCTGCGGTTGTTTCCATACACTCTAAAAGATCAGGCACGGAGATGGCTCCTCACACTCCCATCTGGAAGCATTACAACTTGGGCCCAACTTAGCAAAAAAATTTTAAACAAGTATTATCCAGCTTCTAAGACGCTTGACATGAGAACTCAAATTTTATCGTTTGCCCAAAAACCAAATGTAGAGTTTCACGAGGCGTGGGAGCGGTTTAAAGAGTTGCTTACAAAATGTCCACATTCGGGTATTAACACTACTGAtcaaatgcatatatttttcagATGTTTGAATATGACTACAAAAACTCTTGTCAACGCTTCATGCGGAGGTTCGTACAAAGATAAAAACGCACAAGAggcttgtttgttatttgaaaaaatggcaGCAGATACTCAACAGTGGGCAGTTGAGCAGCCACAATCTAGGTCTATTTTTGAGATGTCAAATGGTTCACCATACGTGTCggcacaaattgaaaaaatggagaaaaagctTGAAAGatttgatgcaaaatttgacatgttattaCAAAGAATTTCGGGTTCACAGGTTGCTGTACAGCAGCCTTTACAAGCTGCCTGCAGCATTTGCAGCTTgacaaatcatgattttttgagCTGTCCACATAAAGATGCTTATCCGGAGTTTACAGCGGAGCAGGTTAATTCATTTAACAATTTCCAGCGTCCCCGATATGACCCGTATTCTAATTTCTACAacccaggttggagagatcatcctaaTTTAAGGTGGGACAAGGAACAGCACACTAGGCCTCAATTTCAACAGCAGGTACAGCAACCTGCTGCACCTAAGGCTGCTTGGGAAgttgcaattgaaaaattg GTTTCCGAAAGAGCTCCGGGTACATTTCCTAGTCAAACAGTACCTAATCCAAAAGGACGAGAAGAATGCAATGCTATACAGACCCTACGGTCTGGCAAAAGTTACAAcaacaaacatgaaaattctgTTGGGAATTCGCAGGCAGCAGAACTACCCCAAACTAAATCTGCAATTTTTGCAGATTCTGAAATTTCTGCAGATTCTGGGCAGTCCCAAGACAGATCCGAAAATACTGCAGAAGCTTCCACAAAAACTGCAGAACGTGTTTACGAGCCCCCTATGCCATATCCAGAAAGGTTGAGACCTAAAGCTAAAGATCAACAGTTAACagattttatgaaaactttggcTAAAGTTCAAATTAATCTACCGTTAATTGATGCAATCAAGAACATTCCATCTTATGCCAAATGTTTGAAGGATGtttgcacaaagaaaaaaaagcttgTTGATTTTGAGAAAGTGATTCTTACAGAACAATGCA GTGAAGGGGAGCTGAAGCCAACCTCCAGTATTATTCAACTGGCTGACCGTTCAATTACTTACCCTAGAGgagtcattgaagatgttattgtGAAGGTTGACAATTTATATTTACCGGCTGATTTTATGGTGTTGGACATGGATGAGGATTTGACAACGCCCATTATTTTGAGCCGCCCATTTCTGGCAACAGCCCGGACTCTTATTGACGTTGAAGCCGGAACATTAACATTCCGGGTTGAAGATCAAACTGTTGTTTTCAAGTTGTTTGAAGCAAGCATACATTCAGGTGACAAGCAAGAATGCATGCGTGTTGATGCATTGGATGGTTTACCAAGTGCCAAGTTTATGAACAGATCATCACTTGTATTAATGGTAGTTGAGATGTGA